From the Lactuca sativa cultivar Salinas chromosome 9, Lsat_Salinas_v11, whole genome shotgun sequence genome, the window CAGTAGTTCACGGAGCTCAGCGGCGTCAACCTGGTTTATTTGGCTTTCCGGCTTGTAGTAGCCTGTAACGGGATCTGGAACCCATGGAGTCGATTTCTTCGATTCCTCGCCTCCTTTCTTCATCATTCCAACTCCACTTCCTCTCAGGCTTCCAGATACACTCCCCTGTGTTGCTGTCGCGAATCCACGTCTGTTAAAATCATTCAAAACATACTGATTAGATCTCCAAAGTTTCTTAATCTCAAAAAAGTTTTCTACAAATTAATAAAGCTTCCTCAAACAGAGATGATTCATTACCTGGCAACAACAGAGAGTTGATCAACGATCAAGGATGAGATAATCTTGGCGTTCGCCATTCCACTGACTACGGATCTGCGAAAACTAGACTGATTTGAATCGCCGGAGTAGAGAAACTTCGAGAAGGAATggtttttgtgaagaagaagaagaagaagaagaagaagaagtgattGATGAATTGAGAAGACAAGGCATGGGTGATTATATAGAGTCGAAGAAATTGGAAAGGGTCAAGTAGTGCCTGACACCTGGCGTCCATAACGCGGGCGAAGAGGCGTATTCTTTTTTAACGCCAAACGGGCGACGACTCTTTAATTATTTTGAGTTTACAAAGTTTTTGGTCAACGTATGCTCTAAAGTTTTTTACAACAAGATTTCATTCTTTTATGCAAGTAAACCAAAAATATCAAAAACAAATTCTGTATAAACACGTGGTAATTAAAACCTTTAGACTTGTGTTTTCAAGTGTTCTATAAAATTTTCACAAAAGATTGCTActgtaaataaaaatatataattacaaTTTACTCCTTGCAACCAATCCAAGATATAAatgtattattatttaatttattattattatattgtgtGGTCCTTTTGTTGCTGATATCTGCTGTGGGGAATCGGAGAAGCAACTTGGTGCGGGGGAAGGAATTTGGTGGCGGCGGAAAGATTCTACGAACTTGCATTGAAATGTGTGTGCGGGGCCATAAGCAATTCCACCACTTGTGTTTGGTAAACGTCATTTGCATTACGTCTACGTGTGTGTAAAAAATGGAAGACCTGAAttcgaagaaaaaaaaaagtagcaAACCCGACACTTATTTACATGTATTTGATAAGGTGACCAACAAACGAGTTGAATGAGTTGGGTAAAATGttaaaattttggattaaaaATACATCTCGTATATCGATGACGAGGAAGGTCGTGGTCTCCGTGGCTATAGAACACTGTCGTGCACAGCACCCTGACGATCCGtggtaggggtgagcaaaaaccgaaccgccactaaaattaaccgcaaaaaccctaaaaactgcaaccgcaataaaaaccgatggtgaggttttttgtttttcaaaaaccacaaATTTGCGGTGCGTTaaggttattagttttcaaaaaccgcaccgcacctcatatattatatacaattttttattaattatttatatattaaatattaaaaataagacaagtttgaTGGATGAAATATGtataaaatactagaagacaagagtgttggttttttgttatgtttaattttgaaaaatggtgaaattaaacaattttaagatatttattactattgatttttcatttttaagatattagttttttatgatttaagttaattgtcttatacattatgttttttttatattacaaataATATGTTTGAATTTTTAAAACCGTTTGAActctaaactgtggttaaaaatcacacaaaataactgcatcaaatccatgcggttaataattgcaacacaaaaaaaataaaaccgcACCGTAAAAATAACCGCCTAATCGCACCGCtaaaataaccgcaccaagcggttttgaaaatggattaaccgcatttgtggttagtggtgaggttttggttAATAACCGCATCGAACCGCACCGCGCTATTCCGTGGTCCTCTGTGTCCGTGGTCGTTCGTGGTGCATACAACGGAAAACAACGGCCAATTGAATTTGATTTGCAATTTAATGCTTCTAACGGCTAGTTTGCAATACACCTTCTTCTATCTCACATAATTCTTCTCTCACAATCACACAGTTGTATTTCTTGATCTTTCAAAAATTATGGTTCCCAAAATGTAGAATCGGTcggaagaggaagaagagaaatTAGCAGTAACATGAATGTTAGTTTTGAAGTAGGGGTGTGTCTAGAGATTTTTGGGGAAGAGTTGGAAATATTTCCCACAATTTAATGAGTTGTTAAAGTCGTAATATTGACGAAATATGTTCCAAGTATCGCGATATAAAGGTAAAATGTCGCAAGTTCGTCGGAATTTATAATTTTGTTATAAAAAACGGAATCCAGGTCATTCATCAATATAAAAACACAAACCACATGCTGTTTATATACCTCAAAGTTTGGCTAAAATTTAAAGATTCTTAAAAATGGATTACTTAAAAAATGAGGTTTAAAAAACTAGTTTAAGTTGTTTTTGTTTGTATTTTTTGGGGTCTTTTCTATTTTGTTTTaagttgtttttaaattaatgtactgttttttgttttttattgaataaaaaactagtttaaaaatattttttttattgtattttcattgtatttttgaattaaatttaattaaaaataatatgaaattatgtgtttaatggtAGATATCTCATGGTTAATTCATGGTTAATAGCAGTATTGTGGTAATAATGTAACACTTACCATTATAATGATTAGTGGTGGGTATAATGAATCACTTTAGGTTAATATACCATGTATTTTGTCTATTTTTAATTTTAGAACTTAGTTTTATAATTTATGTATGTTATTTTATGAGTTATGTTATTTTATGAGTTGTTTGTGTTTTCATATTTTGAAATTAAATAGGAAAAGTACTGGGCATCTAAATaattaaagaaataaataaattatacatataaaaaaatatCTGTTTTGGCGTATGTCTTGATGAACATATTATtgctttattatttaatcaagaACCTCCGACacataaaatgcaaaataatacatggttgttatatgtcgacaaaatgattttttttcttattgatTCTTTTAGATTCATGTCCTCCATATGTTTCGTTTATGATTGTGGTATGTGAGAATTGAGAATAAGATGTAAAACTTCTAAATTTCATTAGGTTATTCGGAATAGATAGTTTTCCACACGTGAATGGTTGAGCTGGAAGAGCTAAGGACGCGTGAACACCACCTCCAATCCCGGTGGTTTGGTTGGGCGTCTTTATAAAGATTGATGAAGAACGATGATATGATTGGCTTAATTTTCTTCCCctcacattttttttctttttctctccTTTTTTTTGCCTGTTCACACCCTAACCACTAGTGAATATCATCAGGGCTGGCCTGAGGATACAGGACGAGCGGGGAAAAAAGACCCTTAGGTCTTAACATATAacgaattaaattatatatactaaAGTTTTTTTAATACGATAAAAAACTTTATAAGAATAAACATAAATGATTATAATTTCCAACAACATAAATGAACATTTTTTCTTTCATGTCTCTTTAGCTAGTAGattaatattgttttataaaagttATTATGGATTTTCTTCTCTAAAAAAAGGATGCATGAGTTATAATTTTGACCTACTATTGATTTGTTAAAATTGTTGTTGTTGAAGATTTAATACAATGTTGTTATCGAATTGTTAATTTGTGAATGTTGCAGACAATCAAATTACATAAAATTAAGACTTTTTTCATAACAACTCAATTAATCAATCACATGTAAGCATGTTGCCTATAAGGATAAACTATAAGAACCCTTCATTCTCTTTGCTTTTCATTATCACCTATGCCTTAAATCACATAATTTTTCCAAATACAACATTTTTGTACTTCATATATAATAATACTTTCTAATTTCTACCAATATATGCTAGATCATTGCAAGTAATTAGAAACTAATATTTCGTGCATGGCAATTATTCTTCAGTCTTTTTTTTTCTTCGTTATAGAGCTTTAAAACCACATATACATTGATTGATTTTGGAATCTTCTCTATAACTATGTTATCTTAATATCTTACACAAAAATTCTgcaaattttcaccaaaattAACTTATTTTTCTTGCCTAACCTCATCGACCAACATATAAATGAAAAGAAACCATGAAAATTTGTGTCCTTAGATAACTAAAGAAAGTTTTTGACCagagaagacatacctttttatTGTGGTGTAATAGAATACCAAACTCAATGAGTATGGAGCAGATAGTGTTCGGAGTTAAACCCTAATCGTTTAATCTACCCTCGCTTGAATGATCGTTGGTCTCCTACCTTCATGTATTGGACAGACTTCGTGTGATGGACAGATTCAATTTTGATTCTTGCATCCGATTCCTTCATAGTATTAAAAGAACATGGGCCCCGAAAAAAGTTGGGCCCTGTTCACATGCCCATCTCACCCCTCCTCATCACCGGACCTGAATATCATTTCCACAATCTAATGGATTGGTTGTGGAATAGATAAATAGTAACATGGCATCCTCTTCATTCTTAAACCACCGATGACCACCTCAGCCAACCTTATTGACACCGGATGGATAAATAATACTATGAATGCATTAAAAGTTGCATTAACCATCTTCAATTAGCTAAAATTAGAAAACCAAAAAAAGTATATATTATTTCACACAAATAATTATCATTCGGAGTTCTCGATTTTATTAACCATCGAATTATTAAAATTGTCACTATTTTGCCAATAAATTTCTAAGTATGGTAATTAAGCCCTTAAACTTTCATTTTTATCACAATTTAACAATTGATACAAGCAATAGCATGTTCTGCATACAACTGCCCTACGTGACCGACGCAAGCTAATTCTAACTACATTTGTACACTCGggtaatatttttgggttttgggtaattcgggtcagataattcgggtttttcatgttaaaaaaaattacctGTTACCCGACCCAAATTAAGTTCAGGTAATTCGGGTTTAGGTCATTCGGGTAGTGGGTCGAGTTTGGGTAATTTAGGTATTAcccgaaatatataattttttttggaatGGCACCAGAAAagaaatttaatgaaataaatatgtcATGCTCTATTAGtgttgtttatataaacaaacgagGCACAAACGAAGTTACTCAAACTTTGAACATTAAgattttttagtcaataatacTTGAGATATCAAGTAATCTTTTAATAGTTTATTCTAATATAATAAGgtgttaaaaaacaaaaaattaaagatcttagtttaaaagtttaaaagtttaaaatgtttaagataattgtagccataagttttgtcaagttttgaaatttcgtcaagataatgagtttgttagttgcaataaaaactataatctagAAAACAAATAAGTTTTAAAGAACATGGTGAcatataaataaatgtttttcgtATTGTTGGTGTCATACTTCCATAGTAAAGAGATTCATGTTTTACAATAATGACAGTTAGTTTAAGTATGATCAAATACATGCTACGGAGTACAAACTCtacgaaagaaaaaaaaaaggaacttTTAAAATAATTCAGGTAATTCAggtatacccgaaacccaaaaaacGTACCCTATACCCGACCTAAAAAAAACAATCGGGTTACCCGAAAAATTTAACCCGATACCTTATTTACCTGATACCCGAAAAAATCGGTTAGGTCATTCGGATAACGGGTATTTTCGACAGTGCTACGTACACATGACGCTCACATGGCATGCACATgaaatttaaacatatttttttctcTAAAATTAATTTTATCGGACAAAAACATGAAactaattgtaacatcccaatttttagGTATGAATTTCAAGAATTCTTATACATCATTTAAGAcctaatcgacgagttggaggccccaattCATCGTGTAGAAACTGATTAGGCCGCGTGGTTTATggaacctactcgacaagttggaggaccccaactcgacgagttgaggttgtgcatgaaaaccctactttttagggtttacaccatatttaaaggaccttaagtcccctTATCGGCCTCCCTTATCACTTTACaatccagagaaaccctagttcgagCCTTATAccttcttgagtgtgtgtgtgtgtgtgtgtgtgtgtgagccttggagagtgattttggtgtggatGTGAAGGAacttggagcttgaagaggtTGGAGCAAAAAGAGAAGCAGTAGATTTGACATCTTCTTTGTGTTAGCAACCATTTAGAGGTAAAAATTCTTTACCTTGGCTTTCCATTTCTTAGATCTCCTCTTATGAAAGTATATGGTCATTTTTTATGCAAAATGGAGTCACTCTCGGGTTTGAGCTTTCCATGAGGACATGGTCTCAAAtttggactcctctaggccccatggacataaagttgtcgactttatctagtcttggcccttctccatgccctaaacctcttcTTAAGcttagttttgggtgttttagcctCTTGAGGCATTGCATCCACGTAAATTTGGTAATtttacgtggtaactacaccATAGGGGGCTAGATCTACAGTCTGGAGCCTTGGTTTCACTTAaaagcgtctgaatgagaaaagggctgaaggaactcgacgagttgcttagccaactcgacgagttggataaggGTTTTCTCGCTTTCTAGATTCtgagtgaactcgatgagttggttaagGTTTTTTCGATCTTCTATATActacatggactcgacgatttgtttggcaactcggtgagttgactcGAGTTTTCATGGTttctgagttctgaaggaactcaatgagtccgtaagctgcactcgacgagttgggtcaacatagactgttgaccttgaccgttgacttcgactttgaccaagggctgaccaagtttgacttctgaggatattttggtaatttggaatTTTGATGGAATTAGTCATATGGTGGTTACAGGCGGTTGAGTTCGGAGCTGtgattgggagttggatattatcACTACAGCACTACTTTTGAAGTGAGTTTTCCGCACtaaagggtcgaaggcaccaaggccgaccctttggattgttatcctgcttATTATTAGtgagatctg encodes:
- the LOC111920953 gene encoding protein SENESCENCE-ASSOCIATED GENE 21, mitochondrial, producing the protein MANAKIISSLIVDQLSVVARRGFATATQGSVSGSLRGSGVGMMKKGGEESKKSTPWVPDPVTGYYKPESQINQVDAAELRELLSKQKNRQH